The Proteiniborus ethanoligenes genome contains a region encoding:
- a CDS encoding YybS family protein, with protein MKNLNLGNKTNGITEAAIITAIMTILVIVGNLMFPVIILLYPIPFIILGVRHKTQYNIYSILISSILIGVLMDIFTGIFIFLEFGLLSIIITYMINRKYKPQQILIGSSIVTLVSTLLSLSIIEYITGVSFLSQINTFLADNLQFQLNILKDMDISSYEMSFIKDALMATVEYIIIIIPASLIIVSVFIVYINYWMATAILKRLGFKTVDIPMFSNFRLPSNIIMGSIVILAAASVIRYMKLFYYETIFINTFLLISFVFFIQGLSVVVFLVNRGKMNRIVKIILIILIIINVPLSLVVSIIGLLDVGIDFRRLKKAE; from the coding sequence GTGAAAAACTTGAACTTAGGAAATAAGACAAATGGCATAACGGAAGCTGCAATAATTACAGCAATTATGACAATACTTGTAATTGTTGGGAACTTAATGTTTCCAGTAATAATTTTACTTTACCCAATACCTTTTATTATCCTAGGAGTAAGGCATAAAACCCAGTATAACATATACTCAATATTAATATCTAGCATATTAATCGGAGTACTTATGGATATTTTTACAGGTATTTTTATTTTTTTAGAATTTGGTTTGCTATCTATTATAATAACTTATATGATAAATAGAAAATATAAGCCTCAGCAAATATTGATTGGTAGTTCAATAGTTACTTTAGTCTCTACTTTATTATCTTTAAGTATTATTGAATACATAACGGGCGTAAGCTTTTTAAGCCAAATTAACACATTTTTAGCAGACAATTTGCAGTTTCAATTAAATATTTTAAAAGACATGGATATATCCAGCTATGAAATGTCTTTCATAAAAGATGCTTTAATGGCAACTGTAGAATATATTATAATTATTATACCTGCATCTTTGATTATAGTTTCTGTTTTTATAGTATATATAAATTATTGGATGGCTACAGCTATATTAAAAAGATTAGGATTTAAAACTGTGGATATACCAATGTTTTCAAATTTTAGACTCCCTAGCAATATAATAATGGGCTCCATAGTTATTCTTGCTGCCGCCTCTGTAATTAGATATATGAAGCTTTTTTATTATGAAACAATATTTATTAATACCTTTTTACTAATATCCTTCGTATTTTTTATTCAAGGATTGTCTGTAGTAGTTTTTTTAGTAAACAGGGGAAAAATGAACAGGATTGTCAAGATTATATTAATAATACTTATAATTATTAATGTTCCTTTGAGTCTGGTAGTTTCTATTATCGGATTATTAGATGTTGGAATTGACTTTAGAAGGCTTAAAAAAGCCGAATAG
- the dnaB gene encoding replicative DNA helicase: MELNSLGKIPPHSIEGEQSVLGSMILDKNAIVVATEILKSGDFYKEAHKEIYEAIIDLYNRDEPVDLITLSDELKKRDTLDAIGGILYLADLSESISTTANIKFYCEIVEEKSILRRLINASNEIIAKGYEADEDINIIIDAAEKKIFDITQKRSREGLDPIKEVLLESFARIEQMAQNKSSITGLTTGFIDLDNKTSGLQKSDLVLVAARPSMGKTAFSVNVAVNAALKGNASVAIFSLEMSKEQLVQRMLSSESHVELQKIINGRLNEDDWPKLLRAMGPLSQANIFIDDTPGITLMEMKAKCRRLKAEKGLGLIMIDYLQLMSGEGRIESRQQEISAISRGLKGLAKEMDCPVVALSQLSRAPEMRSDHRPILSDLRESGAIEQDADIVMFLYRDEYYHPDSEKKNIGEIIIAKHRNGPTGTVELVFMGQYTKFLNMEKPI; this comes from the coding sequence ATGGAATTAAATTCACTAGGTAAAATACCTCCTCATAGTATAGAGGGAGAGCAGTCTGTTTTAGGCTCTATGATACTAGATAAGAATGCAATTGTAGTTGCAACAGAGATATTAAAATCTGGAGATTTTTATAAAGAGGCTCATAAGGAAATATATGAAGCAATTATAGACTTATACAACAGAGATGAGCCTGTAGACTTAATAACTTTATCTGATGAGCTTAAAAAAAGAGATACATTAGATGCAATAGGAGGAATACTATACCTTGCAGATTTGTCAGAAAGTATATCTACTACTGCAAATATTAAATTTTATTGTGAAATAGTAGAGGAGAAGTCAATACTTAGAAGGCTTATTAATGCTTCTAATGAAATAATAGCAAAGGGATACGAAGCAGACGAAGATATTAATATAATAATAGATGCAGCAGAGAAGAAAATATTCGATATAACTCAAAAAAGAAGTCGTGAAGGCTTAGATCCGATAAAAGAAGTACTTCTTGAAAGCTTTGCAAGAATTGAGCAGATGGCTCAAAATAAAAGCAGTATTACAGGACTTACAACAGGATTTATAGATTTAGATAACAAAACCTCTGGGCTACAGAAATCTGATTTAGTATTAGTGGCTGCAAGACCATCCATGGGTAAAACTGCATTTTCTGTTAACGTTGCTGTGAATGCAGCTTTAAAAGGAAATGCTTCAGTAGCTATATTTAGTCTTGAGATGTCAAAGGAGCAGCTGGTACAACGTATGCTAAGCTCTGAATCTCATGTAGAACTCCAAAAAATTATAAACGGTAGATTAAATGAAGATGATTGGCCAAAGCTTTTAAGAGCTATGGGACCCCTATCTCAGGCTAATATATTTATAGATGATACTCCGGGAATCACTTTAATGGAAATGAAGGCCAAATGTAGGAGACTTAAAGCTGAAAAAGGCCTAGGACTTATAATGATAGATTATTTACAGCTTATGTCAGGTGAAGGAAGAATTGAAAGCAGGCAACAGGAAATATCTGCCATATCAAGAGGGTTAAAGGGTTTAGCAAAGGAAATGGATTGTCCTGTAGTAGCCTTGTCACAGCTATCACGTGCACCTGAAATGAGGTCTGACCATAGACCTATACTTTCAGATTTACGTGAATCTGGAGCTATAGAGCAGGATGCTGACATTGTAATGTTCTTGTATAGAGATGAATATTATCATCCTGATTCAGAAAAGAAAAATATTGGAGAGATAATTATTGCAAAGCATCGTAATGGACCTACAGGTACTGTAGAATTAGTGTTTATGGGACAATACACTAAGTTTTTAAATATGGAGAAACCAATATAA
- a CDS encoding MazG-like family protein yields MTFNDKNIDITKNIKIIEWLKSELLTAIASLYELLAKGIQDSHDAMLDAISNIILVAYLLGKRLGLSYESIDAKVEEKAKLGLIEDHKIEKWYGDLSSLLEYSKRKRG; encoded by the coding sequence ATGACTTTCAATGATAAAAATATAGATATTACAAAAAATATTAAGATTATTGAATGGTTAAAAAGTGAACTCTTAACAGCCATAGCTTCGTTGTATGAGCTTCTTGCAAAGGGTATACAAGACAGTCATGATGCAATGCTAGATGCAATATCCAATATAATACTAGTAGCATACCTACTTGGTAAAAGGCTTGGTCTTTCATATGAAAGCATAGATGCTAAGGTAGAAGAAAAAGCAAAGCTAGGACTTATTGAAGATCATAAAATAGAAAAGTGGTATGGAGATTTAAGTAGTCTACTAGAATACTCTAAGAGAAAAAGAGGATAG
- a CDS encoding ATP-binding protein, translating to MEKPYIQEILREYELRRDRALYEQRLRKEEIYLKIPRLKEIDDEISKTGLLIATAMLQNPQLYEENLNKIKAEMEKLKREKAILMTENNFPLEYLDVNYLCNKCSDTGFLKNGSKCNCLKQEMINRAYRMSGVQHALEKENFKTFNINIFSPEPFENEKLSPRENMLNILNNCEGFCINFDEDNEENLLFYGTTGLGKTFMCNCIAKALLDRGKIVIYQTAFKILEIIEEHRFRRNSQQSMDDNNYNLLFDADLLIIDDLGTELTNTFTNTEIFNIINSRLLRRNKTIISTNLSLMEIANTYDNRTFSRVFGKFAPLKFYGPDLRWEAYRE from the coding sequence GAGAGATAGAGCATTATACGAGCAAAGGTTAAGAAAAGAAGAAATATATTTAAAAATACCTAGATTAAAAGAAATTGATGACGAAATATCTAAAACAGGTCTTCTAATAGCTACTGCCATGCTTCAAAATCCACAGTTATACGAGGAAAATCTTAATAAAATAAAAGCAGAAATGGAAAAATTGAAAAGAGAAAAAGCTATACTTATGACTGAAAATAATTTCCCATTAGAATATCTAGATGTAAACTATCTTTGTAATAAATGTAGCGATACTGGTTTTTTAAAGAATGGCTCAAAATGTAACTGCCTAAAGCAAGAGATGATAAACAGAGCCTACAGAATGTCCGGAGTTCAACATGCTTTAGAAAAAGAGAATTTTAAAACATTTAATATAAATATATTTTCTCCTGAGCCTTTTGAAAACGAAAAGCTTTCTCCAAGAGAAAATATGCTAAATATTTTAAATAACTGCGAAGGTTTTTGTATAAACTTTGATGAGGATAATGAAGAAAATTTGCTGTTTTATGGTACAACAGGATTAGGAAAAACATTTATGTGCAATTGCATAGCAAAGGCCCTCTTAGATAGGGGTAAAATAGTAATCTATCAAACTGCCTTTAAAATACTAGAGATAATCGAAGAACACAGATTTAGAAGAAACTCCCAGCAAAGCATGGATGACAATAACTATAATTTGTTATTCGATGCTGATCTTTTAATAATTGACGACCTAGGAACTGAGCTTACAAATACATTCACTAACACCGAAATATTCAACATTATTAATTCGAGGCTATTAAGGCGAAATAAAACTATTATCTCCACTAATCTTTCCCTAATGGAAATCGCAAATACCTATGATAACAGAACTTTTTCCAGAGTATTTGGCAAATTTGCACCTCTTAAATTCTATGGACCTGATTTAAGGTGGGAAGCCTACAGAGAGTAA
- a CDS encoding DHH family phosphoesterase produces the protein MANKRLFKILIPDSKLYLLIIGVLIGIIAFYEPRIALIGVVLLAYLVYYHWKNNHLKKVEWTKYIESLTSGIDTATKYAIINLPIPLVMVETDGSISWYNSKFLQMTDSKDLLEENIGNIIPGFNIDNIMNKKEETPIEISYKEKYYKVLYNIVGVSKGRDSIDEYIIMLYWIDNTNFTTLKTKYNDEKVNVGLIQIDNYDDVRNNTDETNRPIVFAEIDKMLNSLAARISGFIRKYENDKYLIIFENRHLENLEMKKFEILDNVREIDLGNKIPVTLSIGVGVNGKSLTQQYEYAKAAMDIALGRGGDQVVVKRIDKLSFYGGKSKAVEKRTKVKARVIAHALRQLIEQSEKVFIMGHKNGDMDSFGASIGIYRAVKNRNKQPYIVLSGVNPSIKNIFDRLKVEHPEYLEDIITPDQARIMADKSALCVVVDNHRPSYTEAPYLLETIDKVVLIDHHRRGAEFIEDPVLTYLEPYASSTCELVAEILSYMSDKMDINKFEAEALLAGISVDTKNFTFQTGVRTFEAASFLRRAGADTTAVRQLFQDDITTFISKAEVVKEAKIIDGKIAISSFREESKDSVLIAAEAANDLLNIKGIVASFVLAFSEGKVHISGRSLGDVSVQLILEKLGGGGHLAVAGAQIENVSIDEAEEMLKEAIEEYFKEGEK, from the coding sequence ATGGCAAATAAACGATTATTTAAGATTTTAATACCAGATTCGAAGCTCTATTTGCTTATTATAGGAGTATTGATAGGGATAATAGCATTCTACGAACCTAGAATAGCATTAATAGGTGTTGTTCTTTTAGCCTATCTAGTATATTACCATTGGAAAAACAATCATCTGAAAAAAGTTGAATGGACAAAGTATATAGAAAGTCTAACTAGTGGAATAGATACTGCTACTAAATATGCTATAATCAACCTGCCAATTCCTTTAGTTATGGTTGAAACTGATGGCTCTATTAGCTGGTATAATTCTAAATTTCTTCAAATGACAGATTCAAAGGATTTATTAGAAGAAAATATAGGAAATATTATACCAGGCTTCAATATAGATAATATAATGAACAAAAAAGAGGAAACTCCTATAGAAATATCTTATAAGGAAAAATATTATAAGGTACTATACAATATTGTTGGAGTAAGTAAGGGCAGAGATAGTATAGATGAGTATATAATAATGCTATATTGGATAGACAATACAAACTTTACTACACTTAAAACTAAGTATAATGATGAAAAGGTAAATGTAGGCTTAATTCAAATAGATAATTATGATGATGTTAGAAACAATACAGATGAGACAAATAGACCCATAGTTTTTGCTGAAATAGATAAAATGCTAAATTCCTTAGCAGCTAGAATAAGCGGTTTTATAAGAAAATACGAAAATGATAAATATTTAATTATTTTTGAAAATAGACATTTAGAGAATTTAGAAATGAAAAAGTTTGAGATTTTAGATAATGTAAGAGAGATTGATTTAGGAAATAAGATTCCTGTAACTCTTAGTATAGGTGTGGGAGTAAACGGTAAAAGCTTAACACAACAGTATGAATATGCAAAGGCTGCAATGGATATAGCTTTAGGTAGAGGTGGAGACCAGGTTGTTGTAAAGAGAATTGATAAACTCAGCTTTTATGGAGGCAAGAGCAAGGCTGTTGAAAAGAGGACAAAAGTAAAGGCTAGAGTAATAGCCCATGCACTTAGACAGCTTATAGAGCAATCTGAAAAAGTATTTATAATGGGACATAAAAATGGAGATATGGATAGCTTTGGAGCATCTATAGGCATATATAGAGCTGTAAAAAATAGAAATAAGCAACCATATATAGTTCTTAGTGGAGTAAATCCTTCTATTAAGAATATTTTTGACAGACTAAAGGTTGAGCATCCAGAGTATTTGGAAGATATAATAACACCAGATCAAGCCAGAATTATGGCAGACAAATCAGCATTATGTGTAGTAGTTGATAATCATAGGCCTAGTTATACAGAAGCTCCATATTTATTAGAAACTATTGATAAGGTTGTACTCATTGACCACCACAGAAGAGGAGCAGAATTTATAGAAGACCCCGTTTTAACTTATCTCGAACCCTATGCTTCTTCTACTTGTGAACTAGTTGCAGAAATACTATCCTATATGAGCGATAAAATGGATATCAATAAATTTGAAGCTGAGGCATTGCTTGCAGGTATTAGTGTTGACACTAAAAACTTTACATTTCAAACAGGAGTTAGAACCTTTGAAGCAGCATCATTTTTAAGAAGGGCTGGTGCAGATACTACAGCTGTAAGACAGCTTTTTCAGGATGATATAACCACGTTTATATCTAAAGCCGAGGTAGTCAAGGAGGCCAAGATAATAGATGGTAAAATAGCTATTTCTAGCTTTAGGGAAGAAAGCAAAGACTCAGTTCTTATAGCTGCAGAGGCAGCTAATGATCTTCTTAATATTAAAGGCATAGTAGCTTCTTTTGTATTGGCTTTTAGTGAGGGGAAAGTCCATATTAGTGGAAGATCATTAGGAGATGTAAGTGTACAATTAATTCTTGAAAAGTTAGGTGGAGGTGGTCATCTAGCTGTGGCAGGTGCACAGATAGAAAATGTAAGTATAGATGAAGCAGAAGAAATGCTTAAAGAAGCAATTGAGGAATATTTTAAGGAAGGTGAAAAATAA
- the rplI gene encoding 50S ribosomal protein L9 produces the protein MKVILLQDVKGLGKKGQVVNAKDGYARNFLLPRNLAKEATEGNIKVLEEQKTAQKIKKEEELTNAKELAEKISNLTVELKGKAGENGKLFGSITTMDVSEALKAQHKIDIDRRKMDIEGGNIKSIGTTIVDIKVYPNVSAKLKVKVIEE, from the coding sequence ATGAAGGTTATATTACTTCAAGATGTAAAAGGATTGGGCAAAAAAGGCCAAGTTGTAAATGCAAAGGATGGATATGCAAGGAATTTTTTATTACCTAGAAATCTTGCAAAGGAAGCTACAGAAGGCAATATTAAAGTTTTAGAAGAACAAAAGACTGCACAAAAAATCAAAAAAGAAGAAGAGCTAACAAACGCAAAGGAATTAGCAGAGAAAATATCAAATCTTACAGTAGAGCTAAAAGGAAAAGCAGGGGAAAACGGGAAATTGTTTGGTTCAATAACTACAATGGATGTGTCAGAAGCACTTAAGGCACAACATAAAATAGATATAGATAGAAGAAAAATGGATATAGAAGGCGGTAACATAAAAAGCATTGGTACTACTATAGTAGACATTAAAGTTTATCCTAATGTTTCTGCAAAACTAAAGGTTAAAGTAATAGAGGAATAA
- a CDS encoding GNAT family N-acetyltransferase produces the protein MCDIKGNRIKIKSLEVKDVYEMLNWGKHQEPLFKDYNFPELSDEEIVKWYNYRTQQRNTKCFSVIDGQDRMIGYINIRNIRRIWKSARLGIVFDPDILNKGYGTEAIKLLLDYFFNIMKMKTMYLDVAKFNKRAIKCYEKCGFKTIREYKAKHINLKNELYDDKIYLLYEDYFSIKNNTVYCDYFEMKAQKYTN, from the coding sequence GTGTGTGATATTAAAGGAAATAGAATAAAGATAAAATCCTTAGAAGTAAAAGATGTATATGAAATGCTAAATTGGGGAAAGCACCAGGAGCCTTTATTTAAAGACTATAACTTTCCAGAGCTAAGTGATGAAGAGATTGTTAAGTGGTACAATTATAGAACACAGCAAAGGAATACAAAATGCTTTTCCGTGATAGATGGACAGGACAGAATGATAGGATATATAAATATAAGAAACATTAGACGAATATGGAAAAGTGCAAGACTAGGCATAGTCTTTGATCCTGACATATTAAATAAAGGATATGGTACAGAGGCTATAAAATTGTTGTTAGATTATTTCTTTAATATTATGAAAATGAAAACTATGTATTTAGATGTAGCGAAATTTAATAAGAGAGCCATAAAATGCTATGAAAAATGTGGCTTTAAAACCATACGTGAATATAAGGCAAAGCATATAAATTTAAAAAATGAATTATATGATGATAAAATATATCTACTATACGAAGATTATTTTTCAATTAAAAACAATACAGTATATTGTGATTACTTTGAGATGAAAGCACAAAAATACACAAATTAA